From a region of the Chondrinema litorale genome:
- the hemA gene encoding glutamyl-tRNA reductase, with the protein MTNFFAFGISHKKTPVEIRGILSFDESTCKEFLFKCKEHFGISEMLVISTCNRFEIYYSGEESQCEKLIKFLCVFKNISFEGINSHFNFYNTEKAIQHLFKVAIGLDAKVLGDLQIINQVKRAYQWSADEDMAGPFLHRLLHTIFFTNKRVVQETEFRKGTASLASVSSELVKKFINRIANSKVVLIGVGEIGVDVAKNLSKTNAQVTILNRTKSKAVSIAKTYGYKVKSFDALDEIIQYSDVIISTVRIEKTIIDKDSFQQITKPKLLIDLSVPCSIHNNVTEHMAIHHYNVDQLESKTCNTIEKRKQSIPQVESIIADSVMEFKKWTQEMTFSPVIKKFKKALETIRQEEIAHYIKKMNDNETEVMNTLTKSIMQKVIKLPVLQLKAACSRGNAHELADILHELFDLEK; encoded by the coding sequence ATGACCAATTTCTTTGCATTTGGAATATCGCATAAAAAAACACCAGTAGAAATTAGAGGTATTTTATCATTCGATGAAAGTACTTGTAAAGAATTTCTCTTTAAGTGTAAAGAGCATTTTGGTATTTCCGAAATGCTAGTTATTTCTACTTGTAACCGTTTTGAAATTTACTATTCAGGAGAAGAGTCTCAGTGTGAAAAACTGATCAAGTTTTTATGTGTATTTAAAAACATTTCATTCGAAGGAATCAATTCACATTTTAATTTTTACAATACTGAAAAAGCCATTCAACATTTATTTAAAGTTGCCATAGGTTTAGATGCGAAAGTGCTAGGCGATTTACAAATTATCAATCAAGTTAAAAGAGCATATCAATGGAGTGCAGATGAAGATATGGCAGGGCCATTTTTACATAGACTTTTACATACTATATTTTTCACCAATAAACGTGTGGTACAAGAAACAGAATTTAGAAAAGGTACCGCCTCTTTAGCTTCAGTTTCGAGTGAGTTAGTTAAAAAATTTATAAATCGTATTGCAAACTCAAAGGTAGTTTTAATTGGAGTAGGTGAAATAGGTGTTGATGTTGCTAAAAACCTTTCGAAAACAAATGCTCAAGTTACTATACTAAACCGAACAAAAAGCAAAGCAGTCTCTATCGCAAAAACTTACGGTTATAAAGTAAAGTCTTTTGATGCACTAGATGAAATTATACAATATTCAGATGTAATAATAAGTACAGTAAGAATTGAGAAAACCATTATTGATAAAGATTCATTTCAACAGATTACAAAGCCAAAGTTGTTAATCGACTTATCTGTGCCATGCAGTATTCATAATAATGTAACTGAGCATATGGCTATTCACCATTATAATGTAGACCAACTCGAATCTAAAACTTGTAATACGATTGAAAAGAGGAAACAGTCAATTCCACAGGTTGAATCTATTATTGCAGATTCAGTAATGGAGTTTAAAAAATGGACTCAGGAAATGACATTTTCACCAGTGATTAAAAAATTTAAGAAGGCGTTGGAAACAATTAGGCAAGAAGAAATTGCCCATTACATAAAAAAGATGAATGATAATGAAACGGAAGTAATGAATACTCTTACTAAAAGCATTATGCAGAAAGTAATAAAATTACCAGTACTTCAACTCAAAGCTGCTTGTAGTAGAGGCAATGCACATGAGTTGGCAGATATACTTCACGAACTTTTTGATTTAGAAAAATAA
- a CDS encoding replication initiation protein, whose amino-acid sequence MEIKFKVNRTVRKSNKLINYRDKLGLTALQQKLFLFSVTELKKKEDFERLLSFDMKDFFGKKRLTTRDYEAVRNAAAQLVRTSISIKTDNGKWAELSLYSKIEGEQGSSVIHFKFNNELRPYLVNLRGNFTSYLYDNVVHFKSGYSVRIYELLVRHLGWQHVYEVSVDYLKELLGITHVKTYKTFPKFREKVLDKASDEINAFSDLTISYDTVKKGRSIRSIRFYILSKEKVDQELEDIQNDDKQDVKVIRADKKDGEQDTQSQSPVDDFKARAARLVTRLKTYGFSHKQAIDVVKVTEATMESGIWKILYDLKLAIADKKIKNPKSYLIKVFKEEYGLDFTVNYEIEDN is encoded by the coding sequence ATGGAAATAAAATTTAAAGTAAACCGTACAGTTCGCAAGTCTAATAAACTGATCAACTATCGCGATAAACTGGGTTTAACGGCACTACAGCAGAAACTTTTCCTTTTTTCAGTAACTGAATTAAAGAAGAAAGAAGACTTTGAAAGGTTGCTTTCCTTTGATATGAAGGACTTTTTTGGGAAAAAAAGACTTACAACGAGAGATTATGAAGCTGTTCGTAATGCAGCAGCCCAATTAGTAAGAACCAGTATCAGTATTAAAACAGACAATGGCAAATGGGCAGAACTGTCTCTTTACTCTAAAATTGAGGGTGAACAGGGTTCTAGTGTAATTCATTTCAAATTTAACAATGAGTTGAGACCATATCTTGTAAACCTTAGGGGTAACTTTACTTCTTACCTCTATGATAATGTGGTCCATTTTAAATCTGGCTATAGTGTTCGGATTTACGAATTATTGGTAAGGCATCTTGGCTGGCAACATGTATATGAGGTAAGTGTAGATTATCTAAAAGAGCTGTTGGGGATTACACATGTTAAAACTTACAAGACATTCCCAAAGTTTAGAGAAAAAGTGCTAGACAAGGCTAGTGATGAAATTAATGCCTTCTCTGACCTTACAATTTCTTACGATACCGTTAAGAAAGGCCGTAGTATCCGTTCTATTCGATTTTATATCCTGAGTAAAGAAAAGGTAGATCAAGAGCTAGAAGACATTCAAAATGACGATAAGCAAGATGTAAAGGTAATTCGTGCTGATAAAAAAGACGGAGAACAAGATACACAGAGCCAGTCACCTGTTGATGATTTTAAGGCAAGAGCTGCAAGATTGGTTACAAGACTTAAAACATATGGGTTTAGCCATAAGCAGGCCATAGATGTGGTAAAAGTAACCGAAGCAACAATGGAATCGGGTATCTGGAAGATTCTGTATGATTTAAAATTGGCTATTGCCGATAAGAAAATTAAAAACCCTAAATCTTATCTAATCAAAGTTTTTAAAGAGGAATATGGTTTGGATTTTACAGTGAACTATGAAATAGAAGACAATTAA
- a CDS encoding AAA family ATPase has protein sequence MATYGKHLKAARTNANLQIKDVTEQLNITKQTLINYESSKTEVPFGRLEQMAELYGVSIDVLTKGEQLQAKVFSFINRKGGVGKTTLCNLLAVAFAQLEDLRILVIDTDSQKSTMQLADEGVHENIEVQFIDFDSNMPISDLLDMLEENMFQFDFIFIDVMGSFSHAEATATIMFKSDFVIIPLEASDLAMGATFQTLGMLPEIAEKRGRKNQSFTPIGIHNKSSHTKESRSVSDLNGMMGLKLLNNKLSNRVRYKRRMSFKELPFAFEEQDEFLELVEEIKTVVNNG, from the coding sequence ATGGCAACTTACGGCAAACACTTAAAGGCTGCAAGAACGAATGCTAACTTGCAGATTAAGGATGTTACTGAACAATTGAACATTACCAAACAGACGCTCATTAATTATGAGAGCAGTAAAACAGAGGTACCTTTTGGCAGATTAGAACAAATGGCCGAATTATATGGGGTATCTATTGATGTACTCACCAAAGGAGAACAACTGCAGGCTAAGGTTTTTTCTTTTATAAATAGAAAAGGTGGAGTAGGTAAAACTACTTTGTGCAATTTACTAGCTGTGGCATTCGCCCAGTTAGAAGATCTGAGGATTCTGGTAATAGATACAGACTCTCAAAAATCTACCATGCAATTAGCAGATGAAGGTGTACATGAAAATATAGAAGTTCAATTTATTGATTTCGATTCTAACATGCCAATTTCCGACTTATTAGATATGTTGGAAGAAAATATGTTTCAGTTCGATTTTATCTTTATAGATGTAATGGGTAGTTTCTCTCATGCAGAAGCAACTGCTACTATAATGTTTAAATCAGATTTTGTAATTATCCCTTTGGAAGCTTCTGACTTGGCAATGGGTGCAACTTTCCAAACTTTGGGTATGTTGCCAGAAATTGCTGAGAAGAGAGGTAGAAAAAATCAGTCCTTCACTCCTATTGGTATTCACAATAAAAGCTCGCATACAAAAGAGTCGAGATCAGTATCTGATCTTAATGGAATGATGGGGCTTAAGTTATTAAATAATAAACTTTCTAATCGTGTTCGCTACAAGAGACGTATGTCTTTTAAAGAGTTACCATTTGCTTTTGAAGAACAGGATGAATTTTTAGAATTGGTTGAAGAGATAAAAACAGTAGTAAACAATGGATGA
- a CDS encoding ParB/RepB/Spo0J family partition protein — protein MDDISGKWMKMANKTASKTETLSKISEKQSESRKNYVKLSSLVTEEKYERYIRKHTKEEYEALSKAIAQDGKIRDPLTVKLVEGELDRERTFIVIDGHHRLRAAKELLEEGRLEFEKVPITIEKFANDQEIFVWMLRHQLGRRNLTPFERAEIGFRITSFLETLAQDKKKHKKVDNKLLSKWIKAPETDKIDYAEVVSDLTGVPRTTIIRAKKLHNQADDELKGLIRAGDISISKAYQQLVDVEKQLKKEAQIRQRAEDFQQALFSIKEIENFLKPKLILNAVGKNAKSSVRINLLERTNESLLFALIEDDQIEYVRVFYNLPKQSTSAAFANRNIYILHENSKLKTSKKDALLTINPEGVIAMEQKSTEIYELEPMQELEMLRKAVSSSR, from the coding sequence ATGGATGATATTAGTGGAAAATGGATGAAGATGGCCAATAAAACGGCTAGTAAAACTGAAACACTTTCCAAGATTTCGGAGAAGCAGTCTGAGTCCAGAAAGAATTATGTAAAACTAAGTAGTCTGGTTACGGAAGAAAAGTATGAGAGATACATCCGCAAGCATACGAAAGAAGAATACGAAGCATTGTCTAAAGCCATCGCTCAAGATGGTAAAATAAGAGATCCACTTACTGTAAAATTGGTTGAAGGTGAGCTGGACAGAGAGCGAACTTTTATAGTAATTGATGGACATCACAGATTAAGAGCAGCTAAGGAATTATTAGAAGAAGGCAGGCTTGAGTTTGAGAAAGTTCCTATTACAATTGAAAAGTTTGCTAACGACCAAGAGATTTTCGTTTGGATGCTTCGCCATCAACTAGGTCGTAGAAACCTCACTCCTTTTGAGCGCGCAGAGATTGGTTTTAGAATTACTTCTTTCCTCGAAACACTGGCTCAGGATAAAAAGAAACATAAGAAGGTTGATAACAAGCTTTTATCCAAATGGATAAAAGCACCCGAAACCGACAAGATCGATTATGCTGAGGTAGTAAGTGATTTAACCGGAGTGCCCAGAACTACAATTATTCGTGCAAAGAAATTACACAACCAGGCAGATGATGAGTTAAAAGGACTTATAAGAGCAGGAGATATTTCTATATCAAAAGCCTATCAGCAATTGGTTGATGTTGAAAAACAGCTAAAGAAAGAAGCACAAATTCGCCAACGTGCAGAAGATTTTCAGCAAGCATTATTTAGTATTAAAGAAATTGAAAACTTTCTAAAGCCTAAATTAATATTGAATGCTGTAGGTAAAAATGCTAAATCTTCAGTGAGAATTAACCTACTAGAAAGGACTAATGAGTCATTACTTTTTGCATTGATAGAAGATGATCAGATAGAATATGTGAGGGTGTTTTATAACCTACCAAAGCAGAGCACATCAGCAGCTTTTGCTAACAGAAATATTTACATTCTTCACGAAAATAGCAAACTGAAAACTTCTAAAAAGGATGCTTTGTTAACTATTAATCCGGAAGGAGTAATTGCAATGGAGCAAAAAAGCACAGAAATTTATGAGCTTGAGCCTATGCAAGAACTTGAAATGTTGCGTAAGGCGGTAAGTAGTTCAAGATAG
- a CDS encoding BRO family protein, which translates to MNEIKLFDDKEIRAALIDGELYYAVVDVIEVLAESEKPSKYWSALKARDKKKSGFELSTICRQLKMESKKDGKLYPTECADKEALLRIIQSIPSPKAEPFKLWLAKVGSQVIDEKTSKRLVIHRKLKETQDLLFDNVKERGVDEEGFKRVLKAGDKSLFGGEDINKKYRIDEHEDADDYMHNVLLSGKTFGTELTNLNVQKNNLQGEDAIKKDHEHNNKDIRDVIKGNGYLPEDIEPEEDIKKINKKLEDKDQKKLD; encoded by the coding sequence ATGAATGAAATTAAGCTATTTGATGATAAAGAAATCCGAGCTGCATTAATTGATGGTGAGTTGTACTATGCAGTTGTGGATGTAATTGAGGTTTTAGCAGAAAGTGAAAAACCTAGTAAATATTGGTCTGCATTAAAGGCTAGAGATAAAAAGAAATCTGGCTTTGAGTTATCTACAATTTGTAGACAACTTAAAATGGAAAGTAAAAAAGATGGAAAACTCTACCCCACTGAATGTGCAGACAAAGAAGCTTTGTTGAGAATAATTCAGTCGATTCCATCACCAAAAGCAGAGCCGTTTAAACTATGGCTGGCAAAAGTGGGCAGCCAAGTAATCGATGAAAAAACAAGTAAACGTTTAGTGATTCATAGAAAATTAAAGGAAACCCAAGACTTGCTTTTCGATAATGTAAAAGAAAGAGGAGTTGATGAAGAAGGTTTTAAAAGAGTGTTGAAAGCAGGAGATAAATCGCTTTTTGGTGGAGAAGACATAAATAAGAAATACAGAATAGATGAGCACGAAGATGCTGATGATTACATGCATAATGTCTTATTGAGTGGTAAAACTTTTGGAACAGAACTTACCAATCTAAATGTGCAAAAAAATAACCTACAAGGTGAAGATGCTATTAAGAAAGACCATGAGCACAACAACAAAGATATTCGCGATGTGATTAAAGGAAATGGCTATTTACCCGAAGACATAGAACCAGAAGAAGATATCAAGAAAATAAACAAAAAACTCGAAGACAAAGACCAAAAGAAACTGGATTAA
- a CDS encoding SUMF1/EgtB/PvdO family nonheme iron enzyme has protein sequence MTETNSHKAKVFISYAWSGESERIASEVEKALSEKGLEIVRDKSGGLDYKGLIKEFMQEIGKGNFVIVIISDKYLRSENCMFELIEIAKNGNFAQRIFPIILEDAKIYKPIEQVKYLKYWEEQITELNVALNELLDIGDTAEIQDELSFYKQIRKEISGLVGQLKNMNTLTPEMHQKSNFQQIYDQIEDEVSVKEKFDIKNELLKGFIEPKISKSKYEYDLFLCYSIKDLNFINDIIFELRAYNIRVFSSNDNLSTNAGKSYFENINYALEASQHFLLVCTPNSMKSGWVKQEYTSFFSNQFIKSKEKRRFLILKGPYFDVSLVPQLLLNIHFSNNISDVIMSLIVKQNVIKKTQLPNKNHQNLKKLTKIPEWLEMVYVEGGSYQMGYDSDVNGQNNEMKSSEPMHQVSVESFYISKYKYLITQEQWVNIMKDNPSKFKTNIKCPVDSVNWFDVQEFIKRLNYRTKQKFRLPYEVEWEFAASGGKLSKGYKYSGSDEIDEVAWYKGNSNNKTHPVGLKKANELGIFDMSGNVWEWCEDDWHSNYIGAPISNIKWVDLDYNNSRVQRGGSWNRDENKCQIISRSGDKAGFWNLSINGFRLVTSAT, from the coding sequence ATGACTGAAACAAACTCTCATAAAGCCAAAGTATTTATCTCCTATGCATGGAGTGGAGAAAGTGAACGCATTGCCTCAGAAGTAGAAAAAGCACTTTCTGAAAAGGGATTGGAAATAGTGAGAGACAAATCCGGAGGACTTGATTACAAAGGCTTGATTAAAGAGTTTATGCAGGAAATTGGCAAAGGCAATTTTGTTATTGTAATCATCTCTGATAAGTACCTGCGCTCAGAGAACTGCATGTTTGAATTGATTGAGATTGCTAAAAATGGAAACTTTGCCCAACGTATATTCCCTATTATTCTGGAGGATGCCAAAATATACAAACCCATAGAGCAAGTTAAATATTTAAAATATTGGGAAGAACAGATAACAGAACTGAATGTTGCACTCAATGAATTACTAGATATAGGTGATACTGCTGAAATACAAGATGAATTATCATTTTACAAACAGATAAGAAAAGAGATTTCTGGTTTAGTAGGTCAACTTAAAAATATGAACACGCTTACCCCAGAAATGCATCAAAAAAGTAATTTCCAACAAATTTATGATCAGATAGAAGATGAAGTTAGTGTTAAAGAAAAATTTGATATAAAAAATGAATTGCTTAAAGGGTTTATAGAACCAAAGATTTCAAAATCAAAATATGAGTATGATCTGTTCTTATGCTACTCTATTAAAGACTTAAATTTCATTAATGATATAATTTTTGAACTTCGTGCATATAATATTAGGGTGTTTTCGTCAAATGATAACTTATCTACAAATGCAGGTAAATCATACTTTGAAAATATCAACTATGCTTTAGAAGCAAGTCAACACTTTTTATTAGTTTGTACTCCTAATTCAATGAAATCTGGTTGGGTAAAACAAGAGTATACTTCTTTTTTTTCAAATCAATTTATCAAATCAAAAGAAAAAAGAAGATTTTTAATTTTAAAAGGACCATATTTTGATGTAAGCCTTGTTCCTCAACTATTGCTAAATATCCACTTTAGCAATAATATTTCAGATGTAATAATGTCTTTGATAGTTAAACAAAATGTGATTAAAAAGACGCAACTACCAAATAAAAATCATCAAAATCTTAAGAAATTAACTAAAATTCCTGAATGGTTAGAGATGGTTTATGTTGAAGGAGGGAGTTATCAAATGGGCTACGATTCGGATGTAAATGGACAAAATAATGAGATGAAGAGTTCAGAGCCTATGCATCAAGTTAGTGTTGAGAGTTTTTATATTAGTAAATATAAATACTTGATAACACAAGAACAATGGGTGAATATTATGAAAGATAATCCTAGTAAGTTTAAAACTAATATAAAATGCCCTGTTGACAGTGTTAATTGGTTCGATGTTCAAGAGTTTATTAAAAGATTAAATTATAGAACAAAACAGAAGTTTCGCTTGCCATATGAAGTAGAATGGGAGTTTGCTGCTAGTGGTGGAAAACTAAGTAAAGGTTATAAGTATTCAGGAAGTGATGAAATAGATGAAGTTGCATGGTATAAAGGCAATTCAAATAATAAGACACATCCTGTTGGATTAAAAAAAGCAAATGAATTAGGTATATTTGATATGAGTGGAAATGTCTGGGAGTGGTGTGAGGATGACTGGCATAGTAACTATATTGGTGCCCCAATTAGTAATATAAAATGGGTTGATTTGGATTATAACAATAGTCGAGTTCAACGGGGTGGCAGTTGGAATCGTGATGAAAATAAATGTCAAATAATTTCACGTTCTGGTGATAAAGCAGGTTTCTGGAATTTAAGCATTAATGGTTTTAGATTAGTTACATCTGCAACTTGA
- a CDS encoding RNA polymerase sigma factor, with protein MEKLLIRKNKNKPDEKQVIEQAKENPEKFRPLYDWYYEEIFHFIYKKTGEEAIATDICAEVFYKALVNIKNYKITETSFIAWLYRVAINETAAYFRTTKKERLVLLGDYQIHFLQTELQYKNLSASEMRHYLNLAFNKLKPMEVELIELRFYEEKSFKEIGEILEITENNAKVKTYRTLDKLKEILTKSGIK; from the coding sequence TTGGAAAAATTGCTGATCAGAAAGAACAAGAATAAGCCTGATGAAAAACAAGTTATTGAGCAGGCGAAAGAGAATCCTGAGAAATTCAGGCCGCTTTATGATTGGTATTACGAAGAAATCTTCCATTTCATCTACAAAAAAACGGGCGAAGAAGCCATTGCCACAGACATCTGTGCCGAGGTTTTTTACAAAGCGCTGGTCAATATTAAAAACTATAAAATTACCGAAACCTCTTTTATAGCTTGGTTGTATCGAGTAGCAATTAACGAAACTGCTGCTTATTTCAGAACTACAAAGAAAGAGCGATTGGTGTTGTTGGGCGATTACCAAATTCATTTTCTTCAAACAGAATTACAATACAAGAATCTTAGTGCTAGCGAAATGCGACATTACCTCAATTTGGCCTTTAACAAGCTAAAACCAATGGAGGTAGAGCTAATAGAACTGCGCTTTTACGAAGAAAAATCTTTTAAAGAAATCGGAGAAATTCTGGAAATCACCGAGAACAATGCCAAGGTAAAGACTTATAGAACACTTGATAAACTCAAAGAAATATTGACTAAGTCAGGTATCAAATAA
- a CDS encoding energy transducer TonB: MAAKFKIVGKLPFISKKEVSQTKNFDKLMSRMEAEKVPESVWSGKRLTAMILAGVLVVSLGVGITVYQLTGDSEQLTDNSGQLSVSREQRADNSKNGAVNNDQKAVISEQETVSREQVSDNSEQEKVVSDQLTLDKEEFQVSDNSLEIEEIVSNKLKSEQTKTAENLENKGLASIASNSNSKINKTENTSGMYDESSLELEAESDHLSDEQTTVLDYEKAQPIVGFDSLYSYFASAINYPDSLRPQQVYGKVVVEFVINKSGKAEQVKVLESLHPDLDKEAVRVVKQMPNWTPTKVYGEPIASKMSIPITFQLK; the protein is encoded by the coding sequence ATGGCAGCAAAATTTAAAATAGTTGGCAAACTGCCTTTTATTTCCAAAAAGGAGGTGAGCCAGACTAAAAACTTTGACAAACTCATGTCGCGGATGGAAGCCGAAAAAGTGCCTGAAAGTGTTTGGTCGGGCAAGAGATTAACAGCAATGATACTAGCAGGTGTTTTGGTGGTTTCTTTGGGTGTAGGTATTACGGTTTATCAGTTAACGGGGGACAGTGAGCAGTTAACAGATAACAGTGGACAGTTATCAGTTAGCAGAGAGCAGAGAGCAGATAACAGTAAAAATGGTGCAGTAAACAATGATCAAAAAGCGGTGATCAGTGAACAGGAAACAGTTAGCAGAGAGCAGGTATCAGATAACAGTGAACAAGAAAAAGTTGTCAGTGATCAATTAACTTTGGACAAAGAGGAATTTCAAGTTAGTGATAACTCTTTGGAAATAGAAGAAATAGTATCTAATAAGCTAAAAAGTGAACAGACTAAAACTGCTGAAAATCTCGAAAATAAAGGACTAGCAAGTATTGCATCTAATAGTAATTCGAAGATTAATAAAACTGAAAATACTTCTGGAATGTATGATGAATCATCATTAGAGCTGGAAGCAGAATCTGATCATCTTTCCGATGAGCAAACAACAGTATTGGACTACGAAAAAGCGCAACCAATTGTCGGGTTTGATTCGCTTTACAGTTATTTTGCTAGTGCCATTAATTACCCCGATAGTTTACGGCCTCAGCAAGTCTATGGCAAAGTAGTAGTTGAATTTGTTATCAACAAATCGGGCAAAGCTGAGCAGGTAAAAGTGCTTGAAAGTTTGCATCCGGATTTAGATAAGGAAGCTGTTCGGGTAGTTAAGCAAATGCCCAACTGGACACCAACTAAAGTTTATGGGGAGCCAATCGCTTCTAAAATGAGTATTCCCATCACATTCCAATTAAAATAA